In a genomic window of Canis lupus familiaris isolate Mischka breed German Shepherd chromosome 13, alternate assembly UU_Cfam_GSD_1.0, whole genome shotgun sequence:
- the LOC119864752 gene encoding ly-6/neurotoxin-like protein 1: protein MGPLLTLFLVALVGLPLAQALDCHVCAYNGENCFNPVHCPAMVTYCMTTRTYYTPTRMKVSKSCVPSCFETVYDGYSKHASTTSCCQYDLCNGAGLAIPGTLALAPILLATLWGLL from the exons ATGGGGCCCCTGCTAACCCTGTTCCTGGTGGCCCTGGTGGGCCTCCCGCTGG cccaggctcTGGACTGCCACGTGTGCGCCTACAACGGAGAGAACTGCTTCAACCCCGTCCACTGCCCGGCCATGGTCACCTACTGCATGACCACGCGCACTT ACTACACCCCGACCAGGATGAAGGTGAGCAAGTCCTGCGTGCCCAGCTGCTTCGAGACCGTGTACGATGGTTACTCCAAGCACGCCTCTACCACCTCCTGCTGCCAGTACGACCTCTGTAACGGCGCTGGCCTCGCCATCCCCGgaaccctggccctggcccccatACTCCTGGCTACCCTCTGGGGTCTGCTCTGa